One stretch of Anas acuta chromosome W, bAnaAcu1.1, whole genome shotgun sequence DNA includes these proteins:
- the LOC137847383 gene encoding olfactory receptor 14C36-like encodes MSNSSSSTEFLLLPFADTRELQLLHFALFLGIYLAALLGNGLILTAVACDHRLHTPMYFFLLNLALLDLGCISTTVPKAMANSLWDARAISYTGCAAQVFFFFFLFSVEYCLLTIMAYDRYVAICKPLHYGTLLGSRACAQMSAAAWGSGVLYALLHTANTFSLPFCRGRVIDQFFCEVPQILKLSCSDSHLREIRLLTFSVFVFLGCFVYIVLSYVQIFRAVLRMPSERGRHKAFSTCLPHLFVVSLFISTGIFSYLKPTSISSPSLNLAVAVLYSVLPQVLNPLIYSMRNQELKEAIRKVMSQMFSRMC; translated from the coding sequence atgtccaacagcagctccagcaccgagttcctcctcctgccatttgcagacacacgggagctgcagctcctgcacttcgcgctcttcctgggcatctacctggctgccctcctgggcaatggcctcatcctcactgccgtagcctgcgaccaccgcctccacacccccatgtacttcttcctcctcaacctcgctctcctcgacctgggctgcatctccaccactgtccccaaagccatggccaattctcTGTGGGATGCTAGGGCCATTTCCTAcacaggatgtgctgcacaggtctttttcttcttctttttgttttcagtagaaTATTgtcttctcaccatcatggcctatgaccgctacgttgccatctgtAAGCCACTGCACTACGGgaccctcctgggcagcagagcttgtgcccagatgtcagcagctgcctggggcagtggggttctttatgctctgctgcacactgccaatacattttccctgccatTCTGCAGAGGCCGTGTTATTGACcaatttttctgtgaagttcCCCAGATCCTAAAGCTCTCTTGCTCTGATTCCCATCTCAGGGAAATTAGGCTTCTCACATTtagtgtttttgtgtttttggggtgttttgtttaCATTGTGCTGTCCTacgtgcagatcttcagggccgtgctgaggatgccctctgagcgGGGCCGGCACAAAGCtttttccacgtgcctccctcacctgttcgtggtctccctgtttatcagcactggcattttttcctacctgaagcccacctccatctcctccccatccctgaaCCTGGCAGTGGCAGTTCTATACTCGGTGCTGCCTCAAGTattgaaccccctcatctacagcatgaggaaccaggagctcaaggaagCCATTAGGAAAGTGATGTCACAGATGTTTTCCAGGATGTGCTGA
- the LOC137847076 gene encoding olfactory receptor 14C36-like: MSQMSNSSSITEFLLLPFADTRELQLLHFVLFLGIYLAALLGNGLILTAVACDHRLHTPMYFFLLNLALLDLGCISTTVPKAMANSLWATRTISYTGCAAQVFSFIFLISAEYFLLTIMSYDRYVAICKPLQYGSLLGSRACAQMVAAAWGSGFLYALMHTANTFSLPLCQGNAVDQFFCEIPSVLKLSCTDSYLREAGLLTFTSFLGFGCFVFIVLSYVQIFRVVLRIPSEQGRHKAFSTCIPHLSVVSLFFSTVIFAYLKPLSISSPNLNLVVAVLYSVLPPVLNPFIYSMRNQDLRDSIWKLLIGFLSVATGCLPFSANDSQHMSRQALLPFSLVFVDLFGCFSFVSLL, from the coding sequence ATGTCTcagatgtccaacagcagctccatcaccgagttcctcctcctgccatttgcagacacacgggagctgcagctcctgcacttcgtgctcttcctgggcatctacctggctgccctcctgggcaacggcctcatcctcaccgctgtagcctgcgaccaccgcctccacacccccatgtacttcttcctcctcaaccttgccctcctcgacctgggctgcatctccaccactgtccccaaagccatggccaattccctctgggCCACCAGGACCATCTCCTAcacaggatgtgctgcacaggtcttttcATTTATCTTCTTGATATCAGCAGAGTATttccttctcaccatcatgTCCTATGACCgctatgttgccatctgcaagccacTGCAgtacgggagcctcctgggcagcagagcttgtgcccagatggtagcagctgcctggggcagtggctttctctaTGCTTTGatgcacactgccaatacattttccctgcccctctgccaaggcaatgccgtggaccagttcttctgtgaaatcccctcCGTCCTCAAGCTCTCTTGCACAGACTcctacctcagggaagctgGGCTTCTCACGTTCACTTCCTTTCTGGGTTTTggatgctttgtttttattgttctgtcctatgtgcagatcttcagggttGTTCTGAGGAtcccctctgagcagggccggcacaaagccttttccacatgcatCCCTCACCTCTCCGTGGTCTCACTCTTTTTCAGCACTGTCatatttgcctacctgaagccactctccatctcctccccaaaCCTGAACCTCGttgtggcagttctgtactcagtgcTGCCTCCAGTATTGAACCccttcatctacagcatgaggaaccaggatcTCAGGGATTCAATATGGAAACTGTTGATTGGGTTTTTATCTGTGGCCACAGGCTGTCTACCTTTTTCTGCAAATGACTCCCAGCATATGTCACGACAGGCACTCTTGCCTTTCTCTTTGGTGTTTGTTGatttatttggttgtttttcctttgtgtccTTGTTGTAA